Proteins encoded together in one Triticum dicoccoides isolate Atlit2015 ecotype Zavitan chromosome 7B, WEW_v2.0, whole genome shotgun sequence window:
- the LOC119335364 gene encoding U-box domain-containing protein 41-like, with protein sequence MGAARAWRWKLLPFHSRPPPPPPTPSLPATLSPVDKEEDVPREFLCPILGAPMSDPVILPSGRTYERACIQACAELSVSPPGVEGDSPASGGVVPIPNDALGAAIRTWSARSGRAPPEAPSAAAAREAVLRAVPTPRPPGRSSSNLSCSSRASAASTSSSSSRSSSEITAVEQLDMACAKETKSLRVGEGEEEVGQLSVKAVGGGDEWEVESAMAALRRATRESAPRRRALCVPQLLAALRRVLLSARHSAAARADATAALANLSLEPDNRVPIVRAGAVPALVEVASLGAAAPEACEHAAGALFGLALHEGNRAAIGVLGALPPLLALLTAGDQAPRARRDAGMALLHLSLAAVNQSKLARAPGAAKNLLSISSDSNEPLPIRRLALMVICNVAACAEGRTALMDAGAVATFSVILSNDAHRSELQECCVAALYDMSKGSPRFRGLARAAGADRPLILIAEQADPGVHKDMARKALRAMLGLGDINGGGLHDFSNSERNDDDSGTMASSLPVRRRRAASWGAPPASKLSSSHHWRSVCID encoded by the coding sequence ATGGGTGCCGCGCGCGCATGGCGCTGGAAGCTTCTGCCCTTCCactccaggccgccgccgccgccgccgacgccgtccCTCCCTGCAACCCTGTCCCCGGTGGACAAGGAGGAGGACGTGCCACGGGAGTTCCTGTGCCCGATACTGGGCGCGCCCATGTCCGACCCGGTGATCCTGCCGTCGGGGCGGACGTACGAGCGCGCCTGCATCCAGGCCTGCGCGGAGCTTTCCGTCTCTCCACCTGGCGTGGAGGGAGACTCGCCGGCATCGGGTGGGGTGGTTCCCATACCCAACGACGCGCTCGGAGCGGCCATCCGGACTTGGAGCGCGCGGTCCGGACGCGCGCCGCCTGAGGCCCCTTCCGCCGCTGCGGCACGGGAGGCCGTGCTACGCGCGGTTCCAACTCCGCGGCCCCCGGGCAGGTCGTCTTCTAACCTTTCCTGCTCCTCCAGGGCGTCCGCTGCGTcgacgtcgtcgtcgtcctcccggTCGTCGTCAGAGATAACGGCGGTGGAGCAGCTGGACATGGCGTGCGCGAAGGAAACAAAGTCGTTGCGGGTTGGTGAGGGGGAGGAGGAAGTGGGCCAGTTATCAGTGAAGGCTGTGGGCGGCGGAGACGAGTGGGAGGTGGAGTCAGCGATGGCGGCGCTGCGACGGGCGACGCGGGAAAGCGCGCCGAGGAGGCGGGCGCTATGCGTGCCGCAGCTGCTCGCTGCGCTCCGTCGCGTGCTGCTGTCCGCGCGTCACTCCGCCGCGGCGCGCGCCGACGCCACTGCTGCTCTGGCCAACCTCTCCCTCGAGCCTGACAACAGGGTGCCCATCGTCCGCGCGGGCGCCGTGCCGGCGCTGGTCGAGGTTGCCAGCTTGGGTGCTGCAGCCCCGGAGGCGTGCGAGCACGCGGCAGGCGCTCTGTTCGGCCTGGCCCTGCACGAGGGCAACCGCGCCGCCATCGGCGTGCTcggcgccttgcctcctcttctggcACTCCTTACCGCCGGCGACCAGGCCCCGCGAGCGCGCCGCGATGCCGGGATGGCTCTGCTCCACCTCTCCCTCGCCGCCGTTAACCAGTCTAAGCTCGCGCGCGCCCCGGGCGCCGCCAAGAACCTGCTCTCCATCTCCTCCGATTCCAACgagccgttgcccatccgcaggctGGCCCTCATGGTGATCTGCAACGTCGCCGCCTGCGCTGAGGGCCGGACAGCGCTCATGGACGCCGGCGCCGTGGCGACGTTCTCCGTCATCCTTTCCAACGACGCACACAGGTCGGAGCTTCAAGAATGCTGCGTCGCGGCATTGTACGACATGAGCAAGGGGAGCCCGCGGTTCCGTGGGCTTGCCAGAGCGGCCGGCGCCGACCGGCCGCTCATCCTCATCGCCGAGCAAGCGGACCCGGGCGTTCACAAGGACATGGCGCGGAAGGCTCTGCGAGCAATGCTGGGCCTGGGCGACATCAACGGCGGAGGTCTTCATGATTTCAGCAACAGCGAACGCAACGACGATGACAGCGGCACCATGGCGTCGTCCCTGCCGGTCCGCCGCCGGCGCGCCGCGAGCTGGGGAGCTCCTCCTGCCTCGAAGCTGTCAAGTTCACACCACTGGCGATCAGTATGTATCGATTAG
- the LOC119338775 gene encoding probable aminotransferase ACS10, whose translation MEATWEEENAPLIPKVGPRINCPRSTFASSDHVGHNLVGINLGEDSLYYAGLRRCAADTYHPASNPAGVIQLELAENHLSLDLVREWMEEPKERDLTISGVATYQPYDGILALKMEGARGRRTSMRSVSLRSALL comes from the exons atGGAAGCCACGTGGGAGGAAGAAAATGCCCCCCTCATTCCCAAAGTTGGTCCTCGCATCAACTGCCCTCGCTCCACCtttgcttccagtgaccatgtCGGCCACAATCTAGTTGG AATAAATTTAGGCGAGGACTCCCTCTACTACGCCGGCCTCCGCCGCTGCGCCGCCGACACCTACCACCCCGCCTCCAACCCAGCTGGTGTCATCCAGCTCGAGCTCGCTGAGAACCAC CTATCCCTAGATTTGGTGAGGGAATGGATGGAGGAGCCCAAGGAGAGGGACCTCACCATCAGCGGGGTCGCCACGTACCAGCCATATGACGGGATACTTGCCTTGAAGATG GAAGGAGCAAGAGGAAGGAGAACCTCGATGCGCTCGGTCTCTCTCag GTCTGCACTTCTATAG